A genomic region of Balearica regulorum gibbericeps isolate bBalReg1 chromosome 8, bBalReg1.pri, whole genome shotgun sequence contains the following coding sequences:
- the MKNK1 gene encoding MAP kinase-interacting serine/threonine-protein kinase 1 isoform X3 yields MVSSQPLPIADNGKRKKKKRTRATDHVPGKFEDLYKLTAELLGEGAYAKVQGAVSLQTGKEYAVKIIEKNAGHSRSRVFREIETLYQCQGNKNILELIEFFEDDTRYYLVFEKLRGGSILAHIQKRKHFNEREASKVVRDIASALDFLHTKGIAHRDLKPENILCESPEKVSPVKICDFDLGSGVKLNSACTPITTPELTTPCGSAEYMAPEVVEVFTEEATFYDKRCDLWSLGVILYIMLSGYPPFVGNCGTDCGWDRGEVCRVCQNKLFESIQEGKYEFPDKDWSHISSEAKDLISKLLVRDAKERLSAAQVLQHSWLQGQAPERGLPTPQVLQRNSSTKDLTLFAAEAIALNRQLSQHENELSAEQENVAHAVCSMKLSPPSKSRLAKRRAMTHATKNSDFQPVPHKAF; encoded by the exons ACTTGTACAAGCTGACTGCTGAGCTTCTTGGTGAAGGAGCATATGCCAAAGTTCAGGGTGCTGTCAGCCTCCAAACTGGGAAAGAATATGCAGTAAAA atcattgaaaaaaatgctgggcATAGTCGGAGTCGGGTTTTTCGTGAAATAGAAACGCTGTACCAATGTCAAGGTAACAA gaacattttgGAGTTAATAGAATTCTTTGAAGATGACACAAGATACTACCTTGTCTTTGAGAAGCTGCGAGGAG GTTCCATCCTGGCCCATATACAAAAGCGGAAGCACTTCAATGAACGAGAAGCTAGCAAAGTGGTGAGAGATATTGCCTCTGCTCTGGATTTTCTTCATACAAAAG GTATTGCTCACAGGGACCTGAAGCCTGAAAACATCCTATGCGAATCTCCAGAAAAG GTATCACCAGTAAAAATATGTGACTTTGATCTTGGTAGTGGGGTGAAGCTGAACAGTGCATGTACTCCAATAACTACTCCCGAATTAACAACGCCG TGTGGGTCTGCAGAATACATGGCACCTGAAGTGGTTGAAGTCTTCACAGAGGAGGCCACGTTCTATGATAAGCGGTGTGATCTTTGGAGCTTGGGAGTGATTCTGTACATCATGCTCAGTGGTTACCCCCCTTTTGTGGGCAACTGTGGCACAGACTGTGGCTGGGACAGAGGAGAAGTCTGCAGAGTTTGCCAG aacAAGCTTTTTGAGAGCATTCAGGAAGGCAAGTATGAATTTCCTGACAAGGACTGGTCGCATATATCCTCTGAGGCCAAAGATCTCATCTCAAAGTTACTGGTTCGTGATGCCAAAGAACGACTTAGTGCCGCTCAAGTTTTGCAACATTCATGGCTTCAAGGA CAGGCTCCTGAAAGGGGATTACCAACCCCTCAAGTTCTgcaaag GAACAGTAGCACAAAAGACCTGACGCTTTTTGCTGCTGAGGCTATAGCCCTTAACCGCCAGTTGTCTCAGCATGAGAATGAACTCAGCGCAGAGCAGGAGAATGTTGCCCATGCCGTGTGCTCCATGAAGCTTTCTCCTCCATCCAAGTCCCGCCTCGCCAAGCGCAGAGCAATGACGCACGCCACCAAAAACAGTGACTTTCAGCCAGTTCCCCATAAAGCTTTTTAA
- the MKNK1 gene encoding MAP kinase-interacting serine/threonine-protein kinase 1 isoform X2 — protein sequence MFCHAEMVSSQPLPIADNGKRKKKKRTRATDHVPGKFEDLYKLTAELLGEGAYAKVQGAVSLQTGKEYAVKIIEKNAGHSRSRVFREIETLYQCQGNKNILELIEFFEDDTRYYLVFEKLRGGSILAHIQKRKHFNEREASKVVRDIASALDFLHTKGIAHRDLKPENILCESPEKVSPVKICDFDLGSGVKLNSACTPITTPELTTPCGSAEYMAPEVVEVFTEEATFYDKRCDLWSLGVILYIMLSGYPPFVGNCGTDCGWDRGEVCRVCQNKLFESIQEGKYEFPDKDWSHISSEAKDLISKLLVRDAKERLSAAQVLQHSWLQGAPERGLPTPQVLQRNSSTKDLTLFAAEAIALNRQLSQHENELSAEQENVAHAVCSMKLSPPSKSRLAKRRAMTHATKNSDFQPVPHKAF from the exons ACTTGTACAAGCTGACTGCTGAGCTTCTTGGTGAAGGAGCATATGCCAAAGTTCAGGGTGCTGTCAGCCTCCAAACTGGGAAAGAATATGCAGTAAAA atcattgaaaaaaatgctgggcATAGTCGGAGTCGGGTTTTTCGTGAAATAGAAACGCTGTACCAATGTCAAGGTAACAA gaacattttgGAGTTAATAGAATTCTTTGAAGATGACACAAGATACTACCTTGTCTTTGAGAAGCTGCGAGGAG GTTCCATCCTGGCCCATATACAAAAGCGGAAGCACTTCAATGAACGAGAAGCTAGCAAAGTGGTGAGAGATATTGCCTCTGCTCTGGATTTTCTTCATACAAAAG GTATTGCTCACAGGGACCTGAAGCCTGAAAACATCCTATGCGAATCTCCAGAAAAG GTATCACCAGTAAAAATATGTGACTTTGATCTTGGTAGTGGGGTGAAGCTGAACAGTGCATGTACTCCAATAACTACTCCCGAATTAACAACGCCG TGTGGGTCTGCAGAATACATGGCACCTGAAGTGGTTGAAGTCTTCACAGAGGAGGCCACGTTCTATGATAAGCGGTGTGATCTTTGGAGCTTGGGAGTGATTCTGTACATCATGCTCAGTGGTTACCCCCCTTTTGTGGGCAACTGTGGCACAGACTGTGGCTGGGACAGAGGAGAAGTCTGCAGAGTTTGCCAG aacAAGCTTTTTGAGAGCATTCAGGAAGGCAAGTATGAATTTCCTGACAAGGACTGGTCGCATATATCCTCTGAGGCCAAAGATCTCATCTCAAAGTTACTGGTTCGTGATGCCAAAGAACGACTTAGTGCCGCTCAAGTTTTGCAACATTCATGGCTTCAAGGA GCTCCTGAAAGGGGATTACCAACCCCTCAAGTTCTgcaaag GAACAGTAGCACAAAAGACCTGACGCTTTTTGCTGCTGAGGCTATAGCCCTTAACCGCCAGTTGTCTCAGCATGAGAATGAACTCAGCGCAGAGCAGGAGAATGTTGCCCATGCCGTGTGCTCCATGAAGCTTTCTCCTCCATCCAAGTCCCGCCTCGCCAAGCGCAGAGCAATGACGCACGCCACCAAAAACAGTGACTTTCAGCCAGTTCCCCATAAAGCTTTTTAA
- the MKNK1 gene encoding MAP kinase-interacting serine/threonine-protein kinase 1 isoform X1: MFCHAEMVSSQPLPIADNGKRKKKKRTRATDHVPGKFEDLYKLTAELLGEGAYAKVQGAVSLQTGKEYAVKIIEKNAGHSRSRVFREIETLYQCQGNKNILELIEFFEDDTRYYLVFEKLRGGSILAHIQKRKHFNEREASKVVRDIASALDFLHTKGIAHRDLKPENILCESPEKVSPVKICDFDLGSGVKLNSACTPITTPELTTPCGSAEYMAPEVVEVFTEEATFYDKRCDLWSLGVILYIMLSGYPPFVGNCGTDCGWDRGEVCRVCQNKLFESIQEGKYEFPDKDWSHISSEAKDLISKLLVRDAKERLSAAQVLQHSWLQGQAPERGLPTPQVLQRNSSTKDLTLFAAEAIALNRQLSQHENELSAEQENVAHAVCSMKLSPPSKSRLAKRRAMTHATKNSDFQPVPHKAF; this comes from the exons ACTTGTACAAGCTGACTGCTGAGCTTCTTGGTGAAGGAGCATATGCCAAAGTTCAGGGTGCTGTCAGCCTCCAAACTGGGAAAGAATATGCAGTAAAA atcattgaaaaaaatgctgggcATAGTCGGAGTCGGGTTTTTCGTGAAATAGAAACGCTGTACCAATGTCAAGGTAACAA gaacattttgGAGTTAATAGAATTCTTTGAAGATGACACAAGATACTACCTTGTCTTTGAGAAGCTGCGAGGAG GTTCCATCCTGGCCCATATACAAAAGCGGAAGCACTTCAATGAACGAGAAGCTAGCAAAGTGGTGAGAGATATTGCCTCTGCTCTGGATTTTCTTCATACAAAAG GTATTGCTCACAGGGACCTGAAGCCTGAAAACATCCTATGCGAATCTCCAGAAAAG GTATCACCAGTAAAAATATGTGACTTTGATCTTGGTAGTGGGGTGAAGCTGAACAGTGCATGTACTCCAATAACTACTCCCGAATTAACAACGCCG TGTGGGTCTGCAGAATACATGGCACCTGAAGTGGTTGAAGTCTTCACAGAGGAGGCCACGTTCTATGATAAGCGGTGTGATCTTTGGAGCTTGGGAGTGATTCTGTACATCATGCTCAGTGGTTACCCCCCTTTTGTGGGCAACTGTGGCACAGACTGTGGCTGGGACAGAGGAGAAGTCTGCAGAGTTTGCCAG aacAAGCTTTTTGAGAGCATTCAGGAAGGCAAGTATGAATTTCCTGACAAGGACTGGTCGCATATATCCTCTGAGGCCAAAGATCTCATCTCAAAGTTACTGGTTCGTGATGCCAAAGAACGACTTAGTGCCGCTCAAGTTTTGCAACATTCATGGCTTCAAGGA CAGGCTCCTGAAAGGGGATTACCAACCCCTCAAGTTCTgcaaag GAACAGTAGCACAAAAGACCTGACGCTTTTTGCTGCTGAGGCTATAGCCCTTAACCGCCAGTTGTCTCAGCATGAGAATGAACTCAGCGCAGAGCAGGAGAATGTTGCCCATGCCGTGTGCTCCATGAAGCTTTCTCCTCCATCCAAGTCCCGCCTCGCCAAGCGCAGAGCAATGACGCACGCCACCAAAAACAGTGACTTTCAGCCAGTTCCCCATAAAGCTTTTTAA